The genomic stretch TTTCAGAGTTGAACCTCCCGGATTGTTCCGTGGCCGCGGAGAGCATCCCAAGGTTATTATGCTAGTTGTTTCTAGAACTAGATACATGTTTTTTTAGATATAATGATTTCATCTTCAGATTTTTGACTAGCCTCTAAAGTTTATATAGCATTACTTATTACTCATTACTTATTGATTGATGGAAATTTATGTTATTAGATGGGAAGATTAAAAAAACGCATTCATCCAAGTGACATTGTAATTAATATTGGAAGTGAGGCACAAGTTCCTGAATGTCCTATTCCTGGTGAAGGGTATTATTCTACCCCTTTTTGGAGAATAATTgttttttgataatttttttttgGAGAATAAGTCTTAAAATACAATAGAATAATGTATATACCACCATGTTCAAAGCTCTTTTTTTTTGGTATGACCGAGTTATGTAACCTTGGCAGATGGAAGGATATAAGAAATGACAATACAGTTACATGGTTATGCTATTGGAGTGATCCAATTAATCCAAAGCTATTCAAGTATGTGTTTCTGGCAGCTAGTAGTTCCTTGAAGGGTCAAAGTGACAAGGAAAAGTATGAGAAGGCTAGGATGTTGAAGGTGCTTTCATGCTTTCTTTGTTAGCTTTTATCGAAAACCATATTTGTCTTACAATATTTTTGGTTTGCATTTAAAAGAACTTGTGTATTGCCATAGTTTTAAATATCATGGTGCAGGATTATATAGGGAACATCAGGGCTTCATATACAAAAGATTTTACGAGTAAGGATATTACAAAGCAGCAGATAGCCGTCGCTACTTATCTTATTGATAAACTGGCTCTGAGGGCTGGTAATGAGAAGGTATAATGTCTATATACACACTTGCTAAATCTTTTATGTGCTAGCTGCAAGTTGCTCGCTTCACTAAAACATAAAGTTCATACAAGAGGCCAAAGACACTGATAGAAACACAGATGATGAAGTGGGCCTTGAGGAGAATTATAAGCCCCAAATTTGGAGAGTTTACAAGAGGAAACGTGGGAAGGGAATGAAAGATGCTGAGCTGGCAAAAGGGTGATGAGGAGCACGTGAAGTTGGTTAGTATTTAGTATGGGGATGGATGAGAGAAAGGGGCATCATAGAATTTGGGATTTGGAGAGAGAAAGGGGCATCATAGAATTTGGGATTTGGAGAGAGAAAGTCACCATGTGGTGAGGGAAGCCGTTAGTGCTTTGGATTGATAGCTATCACACTATCAATACATTCTTTCTTTGTTTTATCTGATGGCCTGTAAAAGATCGTAAAACTAGGATCGTACCACATCACTTAAGATCTTACCGAAGGGAAAAATGGTAATTTGACATATATACATACACACAAAAATATGAAATTTATAATACATGAACAAAATAACCCATAAATCACAAAATTCAACCAATTTAATTAATAACTCATAACCATCCTTCCATAATTTAACAAGTTCAAAAGACTTTGTTCAAAATAAGTAGTTCAAAAAACATAAATCTAACAAACAAGTCTAATCATCTAAGATATTATGTATTCCCATATCATAATAGTCATATAAAAGGCAATTTCAGCACGTAAGATCTTAAGATCCAGCACTCGATCTTGACCACAAAGTGCACAAAAAAGTTTTTTCTAAGATCGTAACACTAAAAGGCAATTTCAACACGTAAGATCGTAAGATCTTAAGACCCAACACTCGATCTTGAATACATTGGTTACATATTAGATTGTTCATTCTTTCTCTGTGTTAATTTGTTATCTTGTTATATAACCCATCAATTGGTCCGACCTGTCGGATCAAAACGCACACCGTGGCGGAGACTGTTCATGACAAGGATGGGTGATAGAATTGAAGCTTTGCAAACACAGGTTGAGAGTGTGACAATGATGCTGCAAGAGCTTGCTTTACAAGTGCAACAACACGCCCAACAGATGCAACAACTGAGCGTAATCCTGACCGAATTAAGCAAGCAGCTGGGAAAGAAGACAATGATGCAAGAGGAGAACTCTCTGGGTGATTCATCACAAAGTGAGACTCATCTTGCAGGGAAGAAGGTGAAGCTTCCACTGTTTGAAGGAGAGGACCCGGTGGCGTGGATCACACGAGCTGAGATCTATTTCGATGTTCAGAATACATCAGAGGAGATGCGTGTGAAGTTGACGCGTCTAAGCATGGAAGGTTCAACCATTCACTGGTTCAATCTTTTGATGGAAACGGAGGACGAGTTATCGTGGGAGAAACTGAAACGAGCGTTGATTGCATGTTACGGAGGGAGGCGGTTAGAGAATCCTTTTGAAGAATTGTCGACGTTGAGAGAAATAGGGAGTGTGGAAGAATTTATCGAAGCGTTTGAACTCTTGTCGTCGCAGGTGGGACGACTCCCAGAGGAGGAGCAGTACCTGGGGTACTTTATGAGTGGGTTGAAAGCCCAAATTCGAAGAAGAGTGAGAACCTTGAATCCTCAGAATCGCATGCAAAGGATGAGGATGGCAAAGGATGTTGAGGACGAGCTGAAGGAAGAGGACGATGATGGTGAAAGACATTATGGGAAGAAGTCGGTGGGTGATCGTTTGGGCCGAAACGAATGGAGTGAGCCTGCGTCCAAATTCTGGAGCGGGTTAAATCAGACCCATAAAGATTCTACTCGATTCTCAAATTCGGGTTGGAGCAACCCGGGGCAGAAAACGGGTTCAACTGTGTCAAACCTTATTTTCACGTCATCTTTGAGTTCAACAGGAAAGAAAGGTGAAAACGACCGTCGCGTGCTAGTTTCAGAACGGTGGAAGGGAGTTCGGAGTATTCAAAATGATGAAATGGCAGAACATCGAGCTAAGGGACTGTGTTTCAAATGTGGAGGAAAATTTCATCCCACTCTTCACAAATGTCCTGAACGTTCAATGCGTGTCCTCATTTTGGTAGAAGGTGAAGGGTTGAATGAAGGTGAGATTGTTTCCATTGGAACTGTTGAGActgaggaagaagaagaagatgtaGAAGCTGAATGCAAAATTATTGGAGTGTTGGGTAGTATGGGGGAATTTCACACGATGAAGATGGGTGGAAAAATTGCCGGCATCGAAGTGGTTGTCTTAATTGATAGTGGAGCTAGCCACAACTTCATATCCCCAGAAATAACTACTGCTTTAGGGTTGCCAATTACCCCTATGGCAGCTAAAACGATCAGATTGGGAGATGGTCACAAGGTTCATTCTAAAGGATTCTGTGAGGGAGTTGGGATCAGTTTGGGTTTTCAAACATTTGTGGTTGATGCTTTAGTGCTGGAGTTGGGAGGTTTAGATGTGGTGTTAGGGGTATCATGGTTGAGTACTCTGGGGAAAGTGGTATTGGACTGGAAGGATCTTTCTATGCAGTTTTTATGAGGGAAAGATGATTAATCTGCAAGCTCAAGGTAGGTTCCAAGGGAAACAAGGGTGTTTACAATCTTTCTTGGAGGACAAACACAGGAGAGGTGGTGGACTAATCATGATGAAGTAGAGGCAACATCAGAAGCTGGGCATGAAGAAGTGACTAAGCTGTTGGATCAATTTTTTGATGTGTTCCAAGAGAAAATAACACTGCCTCCTGAAAGAAAACGTGTGCATCAGATCAAGTTAATCCCAGAGCTTGGTCCTATTAATGTGAGGCCATATAGATATCCACACCAaaaggaagaagttgaaaagCGAGTGACAGAGTTGTTGACTGCGAGAGTGATTAGACCAAGCATGAGTGCTTTTTCTAGTCCGGTAATCTTagtcaagaagaaagatggttCGTGGCGTATGTGTGTTGACTATATAGCCTTAAACAAAGCTACTGTACCAGATAAGTACCCCATCCCTATTGTTGATGAGTTATTAGATGAGTTGTATGGGGCAACAATTTTTTCTAAGATAGATCTAAAATCTGGTCATCATCAGATTCGTGTCCATGAAAATGATGTTGagaagactgcttttaggacTCATAATGGGCACTATGAATACCTTGGGTTAATGAATGCTCCAGCCATTATGAATGATATTTTTAGACCCTATCTCAGAAGTTTCGTGTTGGTATTCTTTGATGACATCCTTGTTTATAGCCGGAATGAAACCGAACACTTAGAGCACTTGAAGCAAGTGTTGACAGTTTTAAAATTGCATTGTTTTGTTGCTAATAAGGCAAAGTGCAAATTTGGATGTAAACAGATTGATTACCTGGGTCATATCATTTCTGGTGAGGGGGTAGCAGTAGACCAGGGAAGATCAGGTGTGTTATAGAGTGGCCGGAACCTAAGAATGTCAAAGGAGTACGTGACTTTTTAGGTCTCACGGGCTATTACAGAAAATTCATCAAGAATTATGGTAAACTTGCTAAACCCTTGACTGAATTGACTAAGAAGAATAACTTTATTTGGAGTGAAGATGCTCCGGAGGTTTCAATCATCTGAAGCAAATCATGACTACAGCTCCAGTACTAGTGTTACCTGATTTCTCTATTCCTTTTGAAGTGGAATGTGATGCGTCAGGGAGAGGAATTGGGGCTGTAAGCTTTATCTGAGGGCAATTTAACAAAATCTGTGTATGAAAAGGAGCTCATGGCTTTAGTCTTGGCCATTCAACACTGGAGGCACTATCTGTTGGGCAGGCCCTTTGTGGTTTACActgaccataaaagtttgaaaCATTTTTTACAACAAAGACTGACATCACCTGATCAACAGTGCTGGTTGGCCAAGCTTTTGGGCTATCAATTTGAGGTTAAATATAAGCCTGGGTTAGAAAATAAGGCTGCAGATGCTCTGTCAAGGTGTCGTGATGATATGGAATTTTCTGCTTTGTTGTCTTATTATCCTACTTGGCTGGATGGAGAGAAGCTGTTGCAGGAAGTCAGGCAGGACACAATGCTTCAGAAGACAGTAAAAGAACTTCAAATGAATCCTGATATGAAGGTTGGTTTCACTGTGCAGGAAGGTATTTTGTTTTATTAGGGCCGATTGGTGTTGTCTCCTAATTCACCTTCTATTCCTTTGCTTTTGAAAGAGTTTCATGAGACACCTATGGGAGGTCATTCAGGGTTCTTGAGAACTTATAGAAGGTTAGCAGCTAATTTGTATTGGCCAGGAATGCAGAGAAGGGTCAGGGACTTTGTGAGGGCATGTGATATATGTCAACGACAGAAATATGCAGCTACATCACCTGGGGGATTGTTACAACCTTGCCAATTCCCAATGCCATCTGGGAGGACCTTTCAATTGACTTTATAACTGGTCTTCCAAAGTCTAGAGGGTTTGAAGCTGTGTTGGTAGTGGTTGATAGACTCTCAAAGTATAGTCACTTTTTATTATTGAAGCATCCTTACACTGCCAAATCTGTTGCTGAACTGTTTGTTAGGGAGGTTGTACGATTGCATGGAATTCCTATGACCATCATCAGTGACAGAGATCCTATATTTGTGAGCCATTTTTGGTTGGAGTTATTTAAGTTGCAAGGGACTCAGCTGAACATGAGTTCTGCCTATCATCCAGAGATGGATGGGCAAACTGAGGTTACTAATCGTTGTTTAGAGAGCTATCTGCGATGTTTTGCCTCTGAACAACCGAAGACATGGTCGTATTGGATTCCTTGGGCGGAATTTTGGTATAACACTACATTTCATGTATCTATAGGGAGGACACCTTTTGAGGTCGTATATGGTAGGCAACCACCAAGTATAATTCGTTTCCTAAGTAATTAGACTAAGGTGGCTGCCGTGGCATTGGAATTAAGTGAAAGGGATGAGGCTCTGAATCAGTTGAAGGCTCATTTGTTGAGAGCACAACAACAAATGAAAAGGGTGATGAGGAGCACGTGAAGTTGGTTAGTATTTAGTATGGGGATGGATGAGAGAAAGGGGCATCATAGAATTTGGGATTTGGAGAGAGAAAAGAGATCACCTTGTGGTGAGGGAAGCCGTTAGTGCTTTGGATTGATAGCTATCACTATCAATACATTCTTTCTTTGTTTTATCTGTAATTTGTCATTCTTTCCAGCAATACAGTTACAGATTATTCATTCTTTCTGTGTTAATTTGTTATCTTGTTATATAACCCATCAGACACAAACGCAGAGTTTTGCATAATTGAAATAGGTGTTGTTTGTTCATGGCTACAACTATTCCCTGTAAAAATCTGCTATTATAATAGGTTTGTAATATGGAGCTTTATTAAACATAGAATGTGATGGTGTAGCCATTGCCTATGCCATACATCAACAAAATTGTTCTATTCTTTGAATTAATTGTAAGGTTTCCTAGTGTGTTTAGTGCCCTCATTATCATATGATTATCATCTTCATTTCTGCTATTTAAGTTTAGTCATTGATTAATCGCATTTGCTTAGGATGATGATGAAGCTGATACTGTTGGCTGCTGCACATTAAAAGTTGAGAATGTGACAAGAGAAACCCCCAACAAATTGAAGGTATTGGAGTTTAAAGTATTTTCACTTTTGTTTTTCTGGCTGGGTTTGATTAATTTAAGATCCTTTGGGGGCGTTTTTTTTCTAAGTGGAGTTGTGACTCTAATGATATCTGTTCCCGCACCAATTATTCTTCCAAGTGATGTTGTTCATAATCTGTTTCAATGCAGTTTAACTTCCTTGGTAAAGATTCAATCAAGTATGAAAATACAGTTGAGGTTGAGCTTCCTGTTTATAATGCAATTTTGAAGTTCCAAAAAGGTTGGAAACTAGTTATTTTTAATATGTTTGTAGTTTGAGACTTGAGCCCTAAGTGCTTTTTTCTCTTTTCAGATAAAGGCCCTGGTGATGATCTCTTTGATAAGCTGGATACAAATAAATTGAATGCTCATCTGAAGGAACTCATGCCTGGCTTAACAGCAAAAGTCTTCCGTACATTCAATGCATCTATCACATTGGATGATAAGGTAAAAATAGGTTTAACTGAAAATCCTTAAATTCCCATACCTTGGGGATAGATGACTATATGCTGTTAATGATGTACAAACTGGTTGAAATGATATAGAAAGCTGGTTAAGATTGCATACATTCTTTCATTTGACTTGATATTTCCTTTAACAGCCCTTCGATCAAAATCCTCTTAAACTCACGTGATACTTTCCTCTTCACAGTTTTTTCCTTTCCAACCTTCATTTCCATCTTGGATCAAAATACCCATATCACCTACCATCCATGCTTCTCAAGGCCCAACCTATAGCTTGTCATGCGATGGTTTCTTTTATTAGCTTCTATATTAGACTTTAATATATAGTTTTCCTTGAATTGTATAACAGTTGAATAAAGACACTAAAGATGGAGATGCCGCAGAAAAGATTGTTGTTTATCAGCATGCAAATAAGCAGGTAAATTGGGATGAAAATATTGGTAGAGTATTATTATTTAAATTGCTCACGTATATGTTGTAACAGGCTGTCTCTTCCGTAACAGGTTGCAATCATCTGTAATCATCAACGGAGTGTTTCAAAATCTCACAGTGCACAAATGACAAAATTAAACGAGAAAATTGATGAACTTCAGGTGATTTGAATAATATGAAATTGTGAACCTGGACTGAATGATATTTTTTAATCAATATGTTTAAATTAGAATAGATTTGGCTTTTGTTGGCCATGAACACATGATTGGAACTGTCTCAATATTTACTTGTAGGATGTTCTGAAGGAGCTAAAAGTAGATTTGGACAGGGCAAGAAAAGGAAAGTCCCCTACAAAGAGTTCAGATGGAAAAAGCAAACGAAGCTTAACTCCTGAAGTGTAATTTAGCTTTCTCAACATCTTTAGCCATTACTTAGTTGAATATGATGCAAGATTGTGGTTTATGCAATGTACAGGCTAGAGAAAAAGATATCTCAAACCAATGCAAAAATTGAGAAAATGCAACGTGATATGAAGACAAAAGAAGATCTTAAGACTGTAGCATTGGGCACATCCAAGATAAACTATCTCGACCCCAGGATTACAGTTGCCTGGTGCAAGCGGCATGAGGTTCCCATTGAGAAGGTGCTAGCTTCTTCACTTATTCTTTTCCAATAAGGTTATCAGTATTTTACATGCAAGTTATATCTCAATTTGAAACAAAACTCAACCCAACCGATAGGAATCATGTCTGTTTTGGACCTGAATTGCAGCATGAATCTCAATTCTTTATGATCAACTTTGATTCATTCTGATGAGTTACACAACTTGCCACTGATATATAATAGGCTAAAATACTCTGTTGGTCCCTGTAAATTAACGAGTTTTTGATTTTGGTCCTTGTAATTTATTTTTTTTGGTCCGAATTCGTAGGAAAATTTGCATTGTGGATTTTTCTGCGGATTTTATTTTTAAGGACTAAAATCAACATAAAAGTGATATATAGGGACTCGgatcaaaataaataaattacaGGGACCATAAGACTATTAAGCCTATAATATCACTTGTTTTTAACACAAATGTCATTTTTTGAATACATATCTTCCGGTTCATAGCATAGGTCTTTTGATGCCTGCATAGTGATCTCAGCCACTAATGGTTGATAATATTGATCTCTCAGCTACTAGATCAATCCTACCATAGACATTTGAGTGGAAGAGCTGAGTTCTGCATTTTCATTCTTGCTCATGTGTTGTCAATCCGATATCATACTTAATTGACTGCATTTCTTTGGCACTCTCAGTTTGAGTTTGTTACTTATCCGTGTCTCTAAATTACCTGAAATTTCAGCTTTTCACAAAATCTCTGCTGGCAAAATTTGCTTGGGCAATGGATGTGGACCCAGATTTCAGATTCTGAGATAGTGGCATGCTGAGATGATGGGTTGAAATCGTTTCCTTTTTTACTAATTTGTTTTCTATAAAAATTAATTGTTTCATGTGTTATAAGTTCATCTAATCTAATTATGGAGCAAGTTGGCCCCTTCTCCTTTGACCTATATACTGCTTGAAGAAACAGCCATTCATAGTTACGAATTTAATGTGATACCCATTGCCAAATGAGGTTAAATTTTCTAGTGTCATCATTTTAAGCGGTGGAAACAAATAGATaaatatgaaaatattaaaaatagggaaataaataaaatgcaCAAAGTTTTCTAGTGTCATCATTTTTCTTTTTCCTTCCATTATTATGTGATTTGTTGCGTGTTTATAGCACCAGGGTGATTGATTCATAATCCTTATTTTAAGTTATGTTTGTGTAATACATGTAGAAATATATATTATACACAATTGTAATGTTGGTACTGAAATACATTAGTGTTTAGTGACAATATTTTTAGTGACAACATTGTACATATTATATGCCCAAAAAAAACTATAACTATGGCACAATA from Lathyrus oleraceus cultivar Zhongwan6 chromosome 7, CAAS_Psat_ZW6_1.0, whole genome shotgun sequence encodes the following:
- the LOC127100476 gene encoding DNA topoisomerase 1 beta isoform X2; this encodes MGRLKKRIHPSDIVINIGSEAQVPECPIPGEGWKDIRNDNTVTWLCYWSDPINPKLFKYVFLAASSSLKGQSDKEKYEKARMLKDYIGNIRASYTKDFTSKDITKQQIAVATYLIDKLALRAGNEKDDDEADTVGCCTLKVENVTRETPNKLKFNFLGKDSIKYENTVEVELPVYNAILKFQKDKGPGDDLFDKLDTNKLNAHLKELMPGLTAKVFRTFNASITLDDKLNKDTKDGDAAEKIVVYQHANKQVAIICNHQRSVSKSHSAQMTKLNEKIDELQDVLKELKVDLDRARKGKSPTKSSDGKSKRSLTPEVLEKKISQTNAKIEKMQRDMKTKEDLKTVALGTSKINYLDPRITVAWCKRHEVPIEKLFTKSLLAKFAWAMDVDPDFRF